A single Deinococcus fonticola DNA region contains:
- the ablA gene encoding lysine 2,3-aminomutase, with amino-acid sequence MTRPTHPQATVRSQHMLSRNHRAAKWADVPDEQWYDWKWQLKNRINSVTELEEVIRLTDSERKGASAEGIFRLDITPYFASLMDAEDPTCPVRRQVIPTEEELQPFTSMMEDSLAEDKHSPVPGLVHRYPDRVLMLVTTQCASYCRYCTRSRIVGDPTETFKPDEYKLQLDYLRNTPQVRDVLLSGGDPLTLAPKVLGGLLAELRKIPHIEIIRIGTRVPVFMPMRVTQELCDTLAEHHPVWMNIHVNHPKEITPEVADACDRLTRAGVPLGNQSVLLRGVNDHPVIMQKLVRELVKIRVRPYYIYQCDLVHGAGHLRTTVSKGLEIMESLRGHTSGYSVPTYVVDAPGGGGKIPVAPNYVLSHSPEKLILRNFEGYIAAYTEPTDYTGPDMAVPAEWERREPGQSGIYGLMQGERISIEPAGFSETHHREGAIQHRLNSREGKWAAHGVGSQNRGHMTSGVSDTAPDGMVQEAQPISGD; translated from the coding sequence ATGACCCGACCTACCCACCCACAGGCAACCGTTCGCAGTCAACACATGCTGTCCCGCAACCACCGCGCCGCCAAATGGGCGGACGTGCCCGACGAGCAGTGGTACGACTGGAAGTGGCAACTGAAAAACCGCATCAACAGCGTCACCGAACTCGAAGAAGTGATTCGGCTGACCGACAGTGAACGCAAAGGCGCCAGTGCCGAGGGCATCTTCCGCCTGGACATCACCCCGTACTTCGCCAGCCTGATGGACGCTGAAGACCCCACCTGCCCGGTGCGCCGCCAGGTGATCCCCACCGAGGAAGAACTCCAGCCGTTCACCAGCATGATGGAAGACAGCCTGGCCGAGGACAAGCACAGCCCCGTGCCCGGCCTGGTGCACCGCTACCCGGACCGCGTGCTGATGCTCGTCACCACGCAGTGCGCCAGTTACTGCCGCTACTGCACCCGCAGCCGCATCGTGGGCGACCCCACCGAGACCTTTAAACCCGACGAGTACAAACTCCAGCTCGATTACCTGCGCAACACCCCCCAGGTGCGCGACGTGCTGCTCTCCGGCGGCGACCCCCTCACTCTGGCGCCCAAGGTGCTCGGCGGCCTGCTCGCCGAATTGCGCAAGATCCCCCACATCGAGATCATCCGCATCGGCACCCGCGTCCCCGTGTTCATGCCCATGCGCGTCACGCAGGAACTGTGCGACACCCTCGCCGAGCACCACCCCGTGTGGATGAACATCCACGTGAACCACCCCAAGGAAATCACCCCGGAAGTCGCCGACGCCTGCGACCGCCTCACCCGCGCCGGCGTGCCCCTCGGGAACCAGAGCGTGCTGCTGCGCGGTGTGAACGACCACCCGGTCATCATGCAGAAACTCGTGCGGGAACTCGTGAAGATCCGCGTGCGCCCCTACTACATCTACCAGTGCGACCTCGTGCACGGCGCCGGCCACCTGCGCACCACCGTTAGCAAGGGCCTGGAGATCATGGAGAGCCTGCGCGGCCACACCAGCGGCTACAGCGTGCCCACCTACGTCGTGGACGCCCCCGGCGGCGGCGGCAAGATCCCGGTCGCGCCCAACTACGTGCTGTCGCACAGCCCCGAGAAGCTCATCCTGCGCAACTTCGAGGGCTACATCGCCGCGTACACCGAACCCACCGACTACACCGGCCCCGACATGGCCGTCCCCGCCGAATGGGAACGCCGCGAACCCGGCCAGAGCGGCATCTACGGCCTGATGCAGGGCGAGCGCATCAGCATCGAACCCGCCGGCTTCAGCGAAACGCACCACCGTGAGGGTGCCATCCAGCACCGCCTGAACAGCCGCGAGGGCAAATGGGCCGCGCACGGCGTCGGAAGTCAGAACAGGGGCCATATGACCAGCGGCGTGAGTGACACCGCGCCGGATGGGATGGTGCAGGAAGCGCAACCCATCAGCGGCGACTGA
- a CDS encoding Lrp/AsnC family transcriptional regulator: MRQFGGSLDPLDHRILQELQVDSRLSMRELGRRVGLSAPAVTERVRRLEDAQIILGYGVRVAGKPLGRTITAFIGVKDSGRNDPTLVKWATRHDGVLECHSVTGDNSCILKVAVPDVAALETMLGELIQMGFTCDTSIVLSTPLEGKLMLPPA, translated from the coding sequence ATGAGACAGTTTGGCGGCTCCCTCGATCCACTCGATCACCGAATTCTGCAGGAGTTGCAGGTGGATTCCCGCCTCAGCATGCGCGAACTCGGCCGCCGTGTCGGCCTTTCCGCCCCCGCCGTCACCGAACGCGTGCGTCGCCTCGAAGACGCCCAGATCATCCTGGGGTACGGCGTGCGCGTCGCCGGAAAACCCCTCGGGCGCACCATCACCGCCTTCATCGGCGTGAAGGACAGCGGACGCAACGACCCCACCCTGGTCAAGTGGGCCACCCGCCACGACGGCGTGCTGGAATGCCACAGCGTCACCGGGGACAACAGTTGCATCCTGAAAGTCGCCGTACCCGACGTGGCCGCGCTGGAAACCATGCTGGGCGAACTGATTCAGATGGGCTTCACCTGCGATACCAGCATCGTCCTGAGCACCCCCCTGGAAGGCAAACTGATGCTGCCGCCAGCCTGA
- a CDS encoding DUF4274 domain-containing protein, with amino-acid sequence MTYLYSPHQGEWLQWELLDLFLSRRWKEREVYDLAFVLHSNYDFNERQVEHYVDSADTPRSVALALYWMLQPDSWREAGEGLEDTDGLARFWELHRNYLENRYAPSTIAFDPVGYFTKQFEVFEVPEDIPALFLEPTEGRAVDFDALPIGNDGLPLEVWNVTQILWRLDEVADSAESFEVTSKAFRDLALKAHAEGLFSDLSIEVPSQLWLGPNPRPLFPEWRVLPEGIWQHLSLLPVMSQRDFEGSGT; translated from the coding sequence ATGACCTATCTCTATTCACCCCACCAGGGCGAGTGGCTCCAGTGGGAGCTGCTCGACCTGTTCCTGTCCAGGCGCTGGAAGGAACGCGAGGTGTACGATCTTGCCTTCGTTCTCCATTCCAATTACGACTTCAACGAGAGACAGGTCGAGCATTACGTCGACAGTGCTGACACGCCACGCTCAGTCGCGCTCGCCCTCTACTGGATGCTGCAGCCGGATTCCTGGCGGGAAGCAGGAGAGGGACTCGAAGACACGGACGGCCTTGCCCGCTTCTGGGAGTTGCATCGAAACTACCTGGAAAACAGGTATGCGCCTTCCACCATTGCCTTTGACCCTGTCGGCTACTTCACCAAGCAGTTTGAAGTTTTTGAGGTCCCAGAAGACATTCCTGCTCTCTTCCTTGAACCGACGGAAGGCCGAGCGGTTGACTTTGACGCGCTTCCCATAGGGAACGACGGCTTACCACTCGAAGTCTGGAACGTCACTCAGATTCTGTGGAGACTGGATGAAGTCGCCGACTCCGCTGAATCGTTTGAAGTGACCTCGAAGGCGTTTCGTGATCTCGCACTCAAGGCACACGCAGAGGGCCTTTTCTCTGACCTGAGTATTGAGGTTCCCTCTCAGCTCTGGCTCGGGCCGAATCCCAGGCCACTCTTTCCAGAATGGCGCGTCCTCCCGGAAGGCATCTGGCAGCACCTGTCTCTCCTGCCGGTGATGTCGCAACGCGATTTTGAAGGGTCTGGGACATGA